The DNA region CTACCTTTGTGTAGGGATAAATCCAAAAACGAGGTCTGATTTCAGCACAAAAAGAGAAAAATTTCAGGATTATTTTACATCTGCAATTTGAATCCAATCAGCTGTACTTGGATCACGTGATGGTTTAATTATGTTGGAAACAACAATTGCATCCATATATAACGCTCCTCCATATTCGTATAGAGAGCCGATTGTTGGATAGGGCGTTGATTTCCATGGTTTGCTAAAATCCGTTGGATCCATATCGTCCTCCGTGTACATCTTTTTCGACAGATCGATCATTACCAATCTGTTGTCACGATAGATGTCCATATATTCCTGGATAGATGGATTCGTCGCAGCCTCTGCTTTAGACACACGCTTGTTATCAAGAGAAACCCAGTATTCACCGTTATCAACATACACAATGCCGTGACCCAATGAAAGGCCGCTTATGCTTGCATTTACGTTATCAAGAAATGTCTGCCAGTCTACTTTCGTAATAATCGTATAGGTATCTTCGAATGAAGCAATCCCGCTGCCTCCCCCTCCGCTACCACTACCCCCTCCTCCGCTTCCCGCTTTCCCGATCTTTTTCTCTGCCAGAAGCGTCGAAACTCCTTTATCACTCGTATATACTACCGACACCGTATCGACTGCCTCCGTTCCTGAATCCCAGCTAAGTGTTATACCCGGACCAAAATCCACGTTCCCGCCGAACGCGGCTGTTTTATCCACACTCCCAATGAAGATCTTATAGCTGCCTGCCGGGAGAACGTCTCCGTTCAGATGAGTAACCGTAATGATATTTCCCTGCTGACCTATTGATATTCCAAGAATTGGTGCTGGTTCCGGCAGGCCGTAACTCATCATTGCCGCTCCCACAACGCCGATAAGAACGATTGTGAGGGCTATGAGAAAAATCGTCCCGATGACAGGAGAGACGGCATCATTCTTCTGCGAACCAGGAAGTATCATACTAATGATATACAGAATCTTTATACTATATTAATCAATACCTGAAGGCAAAACCCGGATGATATTCTTGGTTAATGAGGATAAAATCATCCAAAAGATCCCAAGAAAAAGTATTATCATCTCCTCCACCCCAAGAATCTTTATTATGACGGATGTTCCGGGTGAATTGACCGATGAGGAAATCCTTCTGCGTGCTGAAGAGATTCGTAAATCTCAGGAGGCCAAGAAGGCTGAAGAACTCAAAAAAGCCGAGGAAATACGACTGGCCGAAGAGGCCAAGAAGGCCGAGGAGCTAAGGAAAGCAGAGGAGATCAGACAGGCTGAAGAGGCTAAAAAAGCTGAAGAACTTAAGAAAGCAGAGGAACTGGTCAAGGCTGAGAAGGAACGAAAAGCAAGAGAAGCCAAATCCATTGGCCCTGATGAGAAAAAGCCGGCAAAATCCCACAAAGGTCTGAAGATATTCGGGATCATTCTCCTGCTGATCATTATTTTTGCAGGTGTCGTTCTCATCTCTGCCGATGTGACGATAACCGCAGGAACGGATAAAAGCTACGGGTATGATACGACCTACAATGTCTGGATTCCGCTTGATAAAGAACTGAACATCGGCGGCTACAAAGTCATTGCTCTCTCTCCTTCATCAGGCGGCTCTATGATGATCTCCCTTGGCGGCGTGACCTATCCGCTTGAGGTCAATACGGTGACCAATGTTCCAGATCAGACCGGTACGTTGACCATCTTCTGGGGAAAAGTAACGGTAATGAAGGTACAGTATGAGGTGGCCCTCACGTATCTCGGCAACACTAACGACAATCAAGCAGCGTTCAGAATGCTGATCTCGAGCGATCGGCAGCTGCCGGAGTTCCTTATTTCCCTCTTCCTCTCATCAAGCGGGGTTAAGGTTCAGTCAGTCTGAGGAAAAATGACAACAAAAACCCTGGTGCTTGGCATCCTGGAAAAAAATCCCGGTGCGTATGTATCGGGGGAATACATCGCTTCCGAGCTTTCGGTCTCGAGAACTGCTGTATGGAAAGCGATTCGGACACTGCAGAGTGAAGGCTATAATATCACAGCAGTATCCAACAAAGGATATCTTCTGGAAAACTCAGATGTCCTCTCGGCTGAAGGCATTCGCTCCAGACTTCTGCCGAAGTATGCCGATACGGTCGTCATCGTCAAGACTTCGACTGAATCGACGAACATCGACGCAAAAGTTCTGGCCGCCGCCGGAGCAAAACACGGAACCGTGATCCTTGCAGAGGAGCAGACTGCCGGCAGAGGGAGATACGGAAAATCTTTTTACTCCCCCAAAGGCACAGGGATCTATCTGAGTATCATCGCCCGGCTTGGGATCTCCTTTTCGGACGCGGTAATGATCACGACTGCGGCGGGCGTTGCCGTCTGCAGATCGATCGAATCCGTTTCCGATCTTGATCCGAAAATCAAATGGGTCAACGATATATTTTTGAACGGGAAAAAGATCTGCGGGATCGGGACCGAGGCGGTCAGCAATATCGAATCGGGAATGCTCGAGTCGGTGATCGTCGGAGTCGGTGTGAACTTCAAAACCTCAGAGTTCCCGGAGGATCTAAAAGATATCGCGGGTCCGCTGTTTCCAAAGGATTTCCCGCTCACGAGAAATGCGTTTGCCGCAGTTTTGATCAATCATCTGCTGGATATGTTTGCCGCTCTTCCTGAGAAGAGTTTCATCGGGGAGTACCGTGAGAGATCTCTTATTCTTGGAAAAGAGATCATGTTTCTCGAGAAAAATGTCTGGCACTCTGCAAAAGCAGTTGACATCGACGACAAAGGCGGGCTGGTTGTCGAAGCCGACGGAAAAATCAGGACACTGACCTCGGGTGAGGTCAGCGTTCGCATTTAGACAAAAAGCGAGAGAATCACGGTCGGCACGAGTGCGAGATAGAGCAGAACAAGCGATACGGCGATAACAACGCCGAAGACGACTGGGTTCCATTTCATAATCTTTTTTCCGTCAAGCGGCCCGACCGGCAGCATGTTGAAGAATGCTAGCATCGCATTGACCTGGAAGCCGATCAATCCCAGATAGAACAAAAATCCCGGGAGAGTGAAGAGGACGATTCCTGTCGAAGGCGACATCATGAATCCGATGATCATGATGATGATAAACGGGATGATCAGGACCAGATTCGTCAGAGGTCCGGCGATGGAGATGAGTCCGTTCTCTTTTTTGGTCATCTCGCGACCGGCCGTGTTGATGAGTGTTGCTCCGGGTGCGGCAAATACGATTCCCGTGATGGCCGCAACGACAACGGCGATGATCAGCATCTGCGTGCTTTTTCTGAATTCTGCCCAGTAACCGAACCTCATGGCGGTGAATTTGTGGGCAAGTTCGTGAAGCACGAAGGAAAGTCCGACCGCGATCAGCGATACGAGGAAGGTTATCAGAAGTCCTTCTACGGTTATATTTTGATAGTCGGTAAGTAATGCAAATCCGCCGTTGATGCCTAACGTAAAGGCAACACCGAGGACAAGCCAGGCGATCAGAAGATCTTTTCTTTCAAACGGGGAGATTTTATCTAAGAGACTCATTTATTCACCACATCCTGCACGGACACAATCCTCGAGAGTGCCTAAAAGCGGCGTCGCTTTGCACATTCCCGGGAGATACGTGAATGCTTTTCCGGAGTTCGTCATGACGACTCCGGCTCTGTCCATCAGCGGCGAGACGACCATGCAGGTGTCGGGTACGATTTTTGCGCCGCTGTTTTGGATCTTTGCACAAAGATCCGGGTGTTTTGCTTTCATCTCCTCTGCAGCGAAGATGTAGAACGGCATCACGACCCGTCTGTTTTCCAGAAGGAAGGCCAGTTCTTCCAACTCTTCCTCGGAGACATGGGGACATCCAAGAGCTACGACATCTGCTTCCAGACTGCCGAACAGCTCGTCGATCTCGGACACTTCGATCTCGACGACTTCGCGGTCATCCTCTTCGATATGTTTTTTGAAGAAGGGGAACCGGGTCTCCGGGGTGATCTCGTTTACATGGTACAAAGCGACTGCTCCGCTTGCGGCCATGGCGGCTCCCAGACTTTTGAGCATATCACGGTTGGGACGAAGCTCGGTGAAAAACGGGATCCTGTTTCCGGAGATTGCTCCGGCGATGATCCCGAGAGCCCCGTAATGGGCATTGGTCCAGGATTTCGTCGCCGCCGGATCGTCGATGTGGAACTCGATCTGCGGGATTCGGTTCCTGACGATGTGCAGACCGTAATATGGGGTCTTTCCGGTAAGGGCAGACGCGAGAGCCGAAGGCCCTCCTTCACGGTTTGTTCTTGCTCCGAGAACGGAGTTCACGTAGCTGACCGCCGAGGACTCCGACCATGCGAGATGGTCTCCCCGTTCGATGATGTTGAAGTAGTACGGCGTGCAGGTGCAGGTCGGCCGGATCCCGAGCCGGGTATATGCGGCGTTGACCTCCAGCTGTTTTTTCGCAAAATCGTCCGGGATGCCAAGATTCTGCCATTCGTCACGCGGCATGCCGATCGGGTTTAAAAATGACGGGACAACCGCTTTTCCAGACAGGGTGTTGAGCCATGAGAGCCCCGCGTCCCCGATCGTTTTAAACGAGGCGCCGGATACCTGAACGCTTTTAACTTCGATGAACTTCTCCGCCTCGTAGATTTTTCCGAGAGCGAGGAGGATCTCCATCATTTTTTGTTTGGTTTCGCCGTATTCTCCGTTCAGCAGCGCCTGATCATATTTGTCTAGTTCCATTGTTCACTTCCTTATTATTCAATCCCATTCAGCACGGATAAACTCATCTTCCAAACCGAGCGGAATGGTCGCATCCACCCCTGCCTTCACATTCATGCCGTCTCCGATCCTGCAGGGATCAAGGGAGGATCCCCTGACACCCGAAATAATCATGACATCCGTATCTGCCCGGACGCGGGTTGCGATCGCGAACTCCACATCCGAGGGGTCGTAGATGTTGATGTCTTCATCGACGATCACGACATGTTTGAGTGAGGTGTGGGCGGCGAATGCTGCCATGATGGCATTTTTCCCGTCCCCGTCGGTCATCTTTTTGATCTGGATGACCGCATGGAAGTATCCTGCTCCTCCCGGTGTCAGGTAAACGTCTTTTACGTTCGTGACGCCCGAAACTGCCTGATAGATCCTCGGTTCATAGGGAGCTCCCATGAGCATTTTGTGTTCTGCGCCGGCAGGAACAATCCCGTGATAGATGAAATCGGGCTTTGTGTGCATGCCGACGATCTCAAGCACGGGCTGCATCCTAACGGGATCGTAGGTCCCGCTGATGTCGACGAACGGCCCTTCTTCATGGAGGTCAGGCGTCAGATAGCCGTAAAGAATGATTTCTGCATCGGGAACCTGGATTCCGTTTGGACAGGTGAATAGATCCAGCTCTTTTCCGAGGATCTCGGCCGCATAGTTCATCTCTTTTCCCTCGGGAACGCGGGTGGATGCGGCAAAGGTTACGGCGGGGTGGGGTCCGATCACTATTGCGATCGGCAGTTTTTCTCCTTTTGAAAAAGCCTGCTTCATCAGTTTGTAGGTGTGGCGTCCTTCGACGATCCTGCCGATCAGATGGGTTTCATCCAGGACCTGCAGGCGGTGGATCGAGGCGTTGGTGACCCCGTTCCATTCTGAAAACACGATCCCCGAGGTCAGATATTTTCCTGCATCCTTTGGGAAATGCTTCATGATCGGGATCTTTGAGAGGTCGGCCTTTTCGAACTGAAGAGTACCCGCATCCCGGGTTTTTCCCGCGTAGGTGCAGGCGGCGAGTGTTTTTACGAGCCTCTCCTTTGGAATATTCAATGCTACCGAGAGCGAATCCCGGTCGAAGATGGTGTTCATCACACAGCGGTGACCATCCATATTCGAAAACTCCAGCATCTTATTTGTCCGGAAGGCAAGCTTCGGGGCTTCGTAGATGGAAGAGACCGGGTCTTTGATCTCTTCGACAAGCCCTGCTTTTTTCATCTGCAAAATAAATTCTCTCATTCTTTCCACCGAGTTCCAATGGTATGTTCGATCCCGAAGTGATCAAGAATCCGTGCGGCGATCATATCTGCAAGCTCGTCCAGAGTATTCGGATGGGTATACAGCGGCGGGGACGCAGGCAGGATCAGGGCTCCGGCATCGTGGGCCGCGAGCATGTTGACGAGATGAACCCGCGAATACGGCGTCTCCCGAGGGACGAGAATGAGCGGTCTTCTTTCTTTGAGACAGACATCGGCGGCTCTCGCGATCAATGTGGTCGAGTATCCATTTGCAATCTGGGCAAGGCTTTTCATACTGCAGGGAACGATCACCATTGCATCAAACTGAAACGATCCGCTGGCGATTCCCGCTTCCAGATCGAAATTCTCTTCATAATGTACCGGGTAGCCGGAGAGATCGACCTCTTCGAGTTTGGCGACGGTCCGTGCGGTATCCGAGATGATGAGAAAAACTTCGGCTTTTGTCTGTTTGAGCGCCTCAAGTAACCGTTTTGCATACAGTATCCCGGATGCTCCGGTCACCCCGACGACGATCCTCTTCATATCTATACTATAGTACCTGGGAGTTTATCTTGTTTTGTTGCCCGGCGCAGGGAAAGGACCTCCCGTGCCGCGTCGCCGACCTTTTCAAGGATATCTGCCGGGGCAAACACACCAAGACGCCACTGATCCTGCCTTGTTGCATTCATCATGGATAACAGCGGGATGATTTCTTCAAAAGCGACAAGGTCGTGCTGGTTTTGTACCTGGACCATCATCCGCATCTCTTTTCGGATGGGGGGTATGTCGAGGATGATTTTTTCATCGGGGACACCTGCTGTTTCGGCGATCGCCCGCTTCATCCGGTCTTTCTCTTCCGGTCTAAGGGTCGAGAGCCGGTTCATGTCCAGTTGTTCGCGCCCGGTGTAGACCGCCCGCTTGTAGAGATCTCTTCTCCATATCCTGTGCATCATCTCTTTGGAGACGCTTGATGGCGAGTTCATAAGAAGAGTTGTTCCTGCAAGGTCGTCCATTCTCATGAATGCATCCGGTTTTTCGTCGGCGAAATGACTTCTTCCGGCAAGCAGAAACATCTGTTCTGCGATTCTGCCGACGTGATGATAATAGACGGAAGGCCCCATGAGCGTTCTCGCAATCAAAAGTGATTCAGCCGCCGCGATGCCGGATTCTTTGATGGCAAGTCCGTCTTCCGTCAAAACAAGGGACTGGATAAGCCGGCCGGCATCGAGATTTCCGTATGGGACTCCGGTATAGTGTGCATCGCGTAAAAGATAATCCATCCGGTCAACGTCAAGATCGCCGTGTATGATCTCGGCGAGCCGGTGATGTCCTGAAACGATCCCGGCGATTTCGTGAGGATCCGTGCCGTTCTCATCCAGAATGTCGGAGATCTCCGGCATTATCAGGAGCGGTGCGATATCATCATGGGAGAACGGCCCGTACTCAGCCCGGAGTTTTTCGCTTGCATGGGAGAACGGTCCGTGTCCAATATCATGGAGAAGGGCGGCCGTGCAGACCAGAAGCGTATCGTCCTTACTCAGATCGAGCTGCCTTGCAAGCAGAGAAGCGAGATGCATCGCTCCAAGCGAGTGTTCGAAACGCGTGTGGTTCGCTCCCGGATACACGAGATATACGAATCCGAGCTGTTTGATATATCTGAGCCGCTGAACGACTTCCGTATCCAGAAGGGGGACGAGAGGCGTTGGAACTTCGATGTATCCGTGGACCGGGTCTTTGATCTGCTTTGCCATTTCTCAGGATGATGTGAGCGTGTTTTTGAGGTTGGCCGGATCTTTTCCGCCGTCGCTGAATGTAACTACGGATGTATGTTCTTTGATGATCCTGCCGTCTTCCACAGTATATATTACCGCATATTTGCTCTCCCCGTAGTAGACCCGAATCAGAGATGCTGCATCGATGTAATCGCCCTCTTCGGTTCGGATGACCGGAATCTGTGTTCCGTCGGCCGCCGTAACGGTGAGGAGTTCTACGCCGAACCATTCTTCCAGGGTCTGGGCCTGCCGATCCGAGGCCGTTTGGATTCCCAGTCCGGCAAATCCGAGGGCAACCCCGGTCGTTACCATGCAGACTGCAAAAATGACCGCTATTATTTTCAGATATGTCTCCATGAATACTGTATTCGGGGTAAAAGGTAATGAATTTTTATATCAAAATAAGAAGGAGCATGCCGATTGCGGCACAGATAACCGTACACCATCGAATCGTTTTGATGATCGTTTTCCCTCCCTCTTCAAGGGTTTGTTCGGGATATCCTATCTGATAGACGCCGGGTTTTTCGAACATGACCCCGCAGCCGCCGGCGATCAGACTCATGGGAATACCGCCGTTGAAACCCGGCCGTGATTTCCGGTCGTGTTTGAAGATGTACCATGCCTGTTTGATTCTCCCTTTCAAAAGGAAGATGAGAAGCAAAACTGCTCCGGTAATCCGTGCCGGGATATACGCGAGGATATCGTCCATTCTCGCAGGGAACCAGCCAAGGCGGATTCGGTCGTCTTTGTAGCCGAGCATGGCATCCATGGTGTTTGCCGATCGAAACAATACTGCCCCGACGATCCCCATGCCGAAGAGGAGTTCAAAAACCACGAACCAGAAGATCGGTGCGATAATGCTGTCGACCAGGTTTTCTGCTGCGGATTCATACGCTCCCGATCTGATTTGTTCGAAGGTCAGATTCTTTGTGTCCCTGCTTACGAGATACTGGACGGCTTTTCTCCCCTCTTCTTCACCCTGTTCCAGAGCCTTTTCGACGGCTCCGACATGTTCTTCCAAGGAGCGCCATCCGATGCAGAATGCAAGGGCGAGTGTGGAGAACGGGAGGGAAATATACCACGGCGTGTAGAGCAGAATGAGGAGACACGGCAGGATCACGATACTTACGGTCAGCAGCCAGCCGCAGATTCCCACGAATCGTTCGGTTCGTTTGGGATAATAATTCGTTCGTCCCCATAGACCGATGAATCTCCCAATCAGCGCTACCGGATGAAAATTAGAACGCGGATCACCGATCAGACGGTCGATGACCAGTCCGAAAAAAAGAGTTACTGCACCGATCGCCATGTAATGATGATTCCGGCGAGCATGATAATATAGAGAATCACTGCCATGACGGTGTTATTGACTGCGTCGGGAGCTAGTATCCAGAAGATGAGTACGATGAAGCCGAGGATCGGGGCGATGAAGTTGATCAGAATCACACTCCATCCGATCTTTGTGAGAGGAGCGGGTTTGTTTTTCTGCTGTACTGGCTCAGCTGCGACCGGCTCCTTTTTCTCTTCGAGTTCGGGAAGGATCACATTCACGGTGAAGCCGGAACGCCGCATGCCGTATCCGGAGATGACCTGCATCTCGAAACTGCCGGGGTTTGCTGAAGGCAGGATGTCGACTTTGATTTCCGACTCGGCCTCGACGTAGAGGTTTTCATACGTGAAACTGGTGTATGCCGATCCTTCGGTCCTCAGTGTCGCGTGTGTGGGTGCACCGAAGTTCACGATCCTTATATGGAGGGCCGTGCCTGCACTGACCTCAACGGAGTCGGTCGAGACCTCGAGTGAGTTTATTCCAAGACGATTCAGCTGGACTTCAACGATTGGCATTTTTGGTTACCTCTGATCTTCCGGAAGGAGATTTGCGATCCCGGATGAGATCGGATACACCCGTTTGCATGCAGTACACGTCAGGAGTCCTTCCATTATTTCTGTATCATTACCCTCCATCTCTGTAAGCATAAACTTTCCCTTGCATACGGGGCAGCAGATGATGTCAAGTATCCGTCTTTTCATGAATTAGAGCTCTGATCTGATGTCGATGATATGCGACTGGTCCGGGCCGGTGGAAATGATGCCTACTGGTTTTCCCGTGTCGGCTTCGATCTGGTCGATGAACGCCAGTGCTTTCGGGGTGAGTTTTGCGTAGTCGGTTGCTCCGTAGACCGATTCGTCGATGTGGTCGATGCCGGTTATTGCGATCGTCGTGCAGCCGTTGATCATGGCAGAATAGCGGGCCATTTTTCCATCCCACATACCAATACGGCGTTCTCTGTGGGTAACGGCGCCGAATTCCTGGATTCCAAGGGCGATGGATTCGTCATGGGTAAGTTCGGTTGGGAAGGGTCCTTCGCCGACTCGTGTTGGAAACGCTTTGAAGACAACGACGACGTCATCGATGTTGGTGGGTCCGACACCGACATCAGCAGCCATCTGGGATGCCGAAGTGTCTTTGCTGGTGACAAAGGGATAGTTTCCATAGTAAAGGGAGATGCCGAACCCTTGCGTTCCTTCGATAAGGATGGAGTCGCCTTTTTCAATCGCGTCGTTGACGTTTTGGGCGACGTCTGTTATGTAGGGTGCGAGTTCGGGGACATCCCGTGCAAGTCTGCCTTTTCTCATGACACGGTCTGAGTTAGCAGGCCCGCACCCTGAGCCGGTTGAACCGACTGTTTTTGACAGGTGTGGGTCTTTTTTGTCGAGAAGGATGTGTTCTTCTTCGATGATTCCGCATCGGCTGTCGATCCTGGTCCTGCCGGCACACTTCAGGATGTCAAGTTCGTGAGCAAATACTCTCGGGTCAACCAGTACGCCGCTGCCGATCATGAGTTCCGCTTTTGGATAGAGGAATCCTGAAGGAATCATGCGGACAACGTACTTTTCATTTTGCACGTTTATGGTGTGGCCTGCGTTCGGTCCGACCCCGCCGCGGGCAATGATGGTTGCTTGGTCTTTTTGCGCAATGTGGGCGACGATTTTCCCTTTCCCTTCGTCGCCAAAAAAGCCGCCGACTATGATCGTACTTGGCATGGTTATCGAATATTATTGGATGCAGTTGGTGATAAGGACTTGGGTTAGCGGGTTGAACGCTGAAAGCGGCCGACCTCAGCAGAGCAAGCTGAAAGCTTGCGATCGGGGCGGGCCACGTCTGAAAGGCGTGGCCTCAGCTAAGCAAACCGCAGGTTTGCGATTGTGGACGATGATGAATCCCTCCCTTCAAAGAAAACCACTCCTCTAAATCTCTCCAGCAAAGATATGGTCTACATCCGCACTATTATATTATAGTGCAGCTTCTTCCTTCTAGTCGCATGTGACGTATTCTCAGCGGTAGCAATCCGTCATTTGTCGAAACGAATTGTGCGGTTATTTCGCTAGAATGGCATGCCCATAAGGATGCGTGTTTTCTTTTTGGGCTCACGTTATCGCCGATATCAATCTAAAACCGGGGCCATGACCACAAAGTCTATTATATTACATAATCAAATATCAAAGCATATTCCGTTCATCGGAGTATGACCCTTGCAGAATGCTTATTCGACATATGTCGAATATCACGTATCGCATGTCAAACATGCACAACCAAATTTACAATCCTAATTTAGGAGGAATTGATTACATGAAAACAACTAAAACAATTGCAGCAGTCCTCGCTGTATTCCTTGTTGCCGTTCTCTTTATGGGAGCGGGTGCAGCAGCGGATCCATCAACGGGTGATACTGTGTACGTATATCAGTACGGTGCAGTCAACGCAAGCTCTACCTATACCCTGTGGGTAGGCGGTCAGCCTGCTGGCCAGATCGCTTCAGGTCAGATAAATTCTGATGGTACAATTGACAGCGCTGATGTCACACCAGGTCTCTATTCTCTTAACCCAAGTGCTCCTGTAGATCTCTTTACCGTCAAATTCCCTGCCCTTACTCTTGCTGTATACAAAGCAGGTACCGGCGACTCTATTGCAGATACCACTGTTATAAAGGCTCAGGCTATTGACTTCTCGCTTACAGGTCTTAACGGACTTAATTACAGTGTTAAGTTTACCACACCAGCTGGTGGATCAACCTACGAGTTTGGTGAGAATTCTACTGGATCCCCACTTATCTGGAATGAGACCGCTACAAAGACCCTTACCGGTGTTTACCTCACAAACGTGACCTCTGGTACCTGGTCTGCCAAAGCTTCATTTGCAAAAGGCACCGTCGCCACGAAGTTAATCTCTACCACTCCGGATAAGTACGTTGATTCCAACAAGGTTTCCTTCACTGTTGGTTCTGAAGTAACAGATTCAATCTCCATCAACAAGGATTCAATTATCCGCGGAGCTTCCATCCTGGTTACCGTCACTGGTACTCCCAATGACTATGTTGATGTTTCCATCAACAATGCAGGTTTCACCCTCCTCGCAGGTCAAACTAAAGTTTGGGGAACCACATCAGGGAACTATCTGACTAATTTCACGGTACAACTCAGCTCAAGTGGAACTAAGACCGTCCAGCTCAACACTGACAGCTCTTCAGATGATACTACCTACACGTTCACCACTAACCAGACTCCTTCCCAGAAAGCAAAAGTTAGTGTTGCAGAAGGTACTGTGACTGCTGTTGCA from Methanocorpusculum labreanum Z includes:
- a CDS encoding type IV pilin, with protein sequence MILPGSQKNDAVSPVIGTIFLIALTIVLIGVVGAAMMSYGLPEPAPILGISIGQQGNIITVTHLNGDVLPAGSYKIFIGSVDKTAAFGGNVDFGPGITLSWDSGTEAVDTVSVVYTSDKGVSTLLAEKKIGKAGSGGGGSGSGGGGSGIASFEDTYTIITKVDWQTFLDNVNASISGLSLGHGIVYVDNGEYWVSLDNKRVSKAEAATNPSIQEYMDIYRDNRLVMIDLSKKMYTEDDMDPTDFSKPWKSTPYPTIGSLYEYGGALYMDAIVVSNIIKPSRDPSTADWIQIADVK
- a CDS encoding biotin--[acetyl-CoA-carboxylase] ligase gives rise to the protein MTTKTLVLGILEKNPGAYVSGEYIASELSVSRTAVWKAIRTLQSEGYNITAVSNKGYLLENSDVLSAEGIRSRLLPKYADTVVIVKTSTESTNIDAKVLAAAGAKHGTVILAEEQTAGRGRYGKSFYSPKGTGIYLSIIARLGISFSDAVMITTAAGVAVCRSIESVSDLDPKIKWVNDIFLNGKKICGIGTEAVSNIESGMLESVIVGVGVNFKTSEFPEDLKDIAGPLFPKDFPLTRNAFAAVLINHLLDMFAALPEKSFIGEYRERSLILGKEIMFLEKNVWHSAKAVDIDDKGGLVVEADGKIRTLTSGEVSVRI
- a CDS encoding site-2 protease family protein, translating into MSLLDKISPFERKDLLIAWLVLGVAFTLGINGGFALLTDYQNITVEGLLITFLVSLIAVGLSFVLHELAHKFTAMRFGYWAEFRKSTQMLIIAVVVAAITGIVFAAPGATLINTAGREMTKKENGLISIAGPLTNLVLIIPFIIIMIIGFMMSPSTGIVLFTLPGFLFYLGLIGFQVNAMLAFFNMLPVGPLDGKKIMKWNPVVFGVVIAVSLVLLYLALVPTVILSLFV
- a CDS encoding aconitase X, which gives rise to MELDKYDQALLNGEYGETKQKMMEILLALGKIYEAEKFIEVKSVQVSGASFKTIGDAGLSWLNTLSGKAVVPSFLNPIGMPRDEWQNLGIPDDFAKKQLEVNAAYTRLGIRPTCTCTPYYFNIIERGDHLAWSESSAVSYVNSVLGARTNREGGPSALASALTGKTPYYGLHIVRNRIPQIEFHIDDPAATKSWTNAHYGALGIIAGAISGNRIPFFTELRPNRDMLKSLGAAMAASGAVALYHVNEITPETRFPFFKKHIEEDDREVVEIEVSEIDELFGSLEADVVALGCPHVSEEELEELAFLLENRRVVMPFYIFAAEEMKAKHPDLCAKIQNSGAKIVPDTCMVVSPLMDRAGVVMTNSGKAFTYLPGMCKATPLLGTLEDCVRAGCGE
- a CDS encoding UbiD family decarboxylase; protein product: MREFILQMKKAGLVEEIKDPVSSIYEAPKLAFRTNKMLEFSNMDGHRCVMNTIFDRDSLSVALNIPKERLVKTLAACTYAGKTRDAGTLQFEKADLSKIPIMKHFPKDAGKYLTSGIVFSEWNGVTNASIHRLQVLDETHLIGRIVEGRHTYKLMKQAFSKGEKLPIAIVIGPHPAVTFAASTRVPEGKEMNYAAEILGKELDLFTCPNGIQVPDAEIILYGYLTPDLHEEGPFVDISGTYDPVRMQPVLEIVGMHTKPDFIYHGIVPAGAEHKMLMGAPYEPRIYQAVSGVTNVKDVYLTPGGAGYFHAVIQIKKMTDGDGKNAIMAAFAAHTSLKHVVIVDEDINIYDPSDVEFAIATRVRADTDVMIISGVRGSSLDPCRIGDGMNVKAGVDATIPLGLEDEFIRAEWD
- a CDS encoding UbiX family flavin prenyltransferase, giving the protein MKRIVVGVTGASGILYAKRLLEALKQTKAEVFLIISDTARTVAKLEEVDLSGYPVHYEENFDLEAGIASGSFQFDAMVIVPCSMKSLAQIANGYSTTLIARAADVCLKERRPLILVPRETPYSRVHLVNMLAAHDAGALILPASPPLYTHPNTLDELADMIAARILDHFGIEHTIGTRWKE
- a CDS encoding HD domain-containing protein → MAKQIKDPVHGYIEVPTPLVPLLDTEVVQRLRYIKQLGFVYLVYPGANHTRFEHSLGAMHLASLLARQLDLSKDDTLLVCTAALLHDIGHGPFSHASEKLRAEYGPFSHDDIAPLLIMPEISDILDENGTDPHEIAGIVSGHHRLAEIIHGDLDVDRMDYLLRDAHYTGVPYGNLDAGRLIQSLVLTEDGLAIKESGIAAAESLLIARTLMGPSVYYHHVGRIAEQMFLLAGRSHFADEKPDAFMRMDDLAGTTLLMNSPSSVSKEMMHRIWRRDLYKRAVYTGREQLDMNRLSTLRPEEKDRMKRAIAETAGVPDEKIILDIPPIRKEMRMMVQVQNQHDLVAFEEIIPLLSMMNATRQDQWRLGVFAPADILEKVGDAAREVLSLRRATKQDKLPGTIV
- the cbiB gene encoding adenosylcobinamide-phosphate synthase CbiB, which encodes MAIGAVTLFFGLVIDRLIGDPRSNFHPVALIGRFIGLWGRTNYYPKRTERFVGICGWLLTVSIVILPCLLILLYTPWYISLPFSTLALAFCIGWRSLEEHVGAVEKALEQGEEEGRKAVQYLVSRDTKNLTFEQIRSGAYESAAENLVDSIIAPIFWFVVFELLFGMGIVGAVLFRSANTMDAMLGYKDDRIRLGWFPARMDDILAYIPARITGAVLLLIFLLKGRIKQAWYIFKHDRKSRPGFNGGIPMSLIAGGCGVMFEKPGVYQIGYPEQTLEEGGKTIIKTIRWCTVICAAIGMLLLILI
- a CDS encoding DUF7524 family protein, giving the protein MPIVEVQLNRLGINSLEVSTDSVEVSAGTALHIRIVNFGAPTHATLRTEGSAYTSFTYENLYVEAESEIKVDILPSANPGSFEMQVISGYGMRRSGFTVNVILPELEEKKEPVAAEPVQQKNKPAPLTKIGWSVILINFIAPILGFIVLIFWILAPDAVNNTVMAVILYIIMLAGIIITWRSVQ
- a CDS encoding methytransferase partner Trm112, with product MKRRILDIICCPVCKGKFMLTEMEGNDTEIMEGLLTCTACKRVYPISSGIANLLPEDQR